The region TTAAGGAAcgaaacaacaaaatataaagaaaaaaaatataaaataataaaaagagcaaTAAGATTAGAGTGAGAAGCaataaaatggaataaatgaagataaaaacaaactatGCGGTCCTATTATCCTTAGAATCACGTAATTAAGAAGCAAGgcacaacaaaatataaataaaaacgtagaacatgaaaagaacaataagataagatttaaaaaaagtaaaattgaataaatagagtaaaaaatatACGATTCGATCCTATTACTCTCTGAATCACGATattaaaaagaaacgaaacgcaacaaaatagataaaaatatagaagataaaaagaagagtaagataaaagtgaaaagaacaataaaataaaataaacaaagataaaaacataCGATCCGATTCTCTTACCCTTAGAATCACGCAAttaaaaaacaaaccaaaaccagaaaaataaataaataaaaaaatagataatcaaAAGAACGATACGATAACAATGAGAAAAgcgataaaatgaaataaatagagataaaacaTACGATCCGATCCTATTACCCTTAGAATCACGTAATTAAGAAACAAACCACAGCAAAAAGTATCTCAAAATgcagataataaaaagaacagtaagataacaacaagaaaaacgatataatgaaataaacagaGATAAAAACATACGATCCGATCCTATTACCCTTATAATCAGTGTTCTTATAGCGAGTGTTGCCGTCTCAGTGAGCAATTAGTTTCTTAGAGACAGTGAACCAAAACAAGACAAGTTTCACGAATAAAATCTCGGAAAAAGACGCAAAAAAGACCCAAAATAGAGCAAATAGTGATGTGAGGACCATTAGAAGAcccaggaaagggagaaaatggcGGCAGTTGAAGATataagtggtggaggagggttaaatactactactaccactactacgattactaccaccaccactactactactactactactactattcctaccatAGTTAATGGGACTAATGGGTCCACCACACCTCTGCCACACCCAGATGAAGGGGATGAAGAGGAGTTTTGTAAATATATTCTGTACCTGGATATTGCGgactcaaggtgtgtgtgtgtgtgtgtgtgtttttttattgtttttttgcagtgttttgttgCTCGAGAATTtaatcttgtttgtttttgttgtgtgtgtgtgtgtgtgtgtgtgtgtgtgtgtgagtatttttttcttttgtttcacttCTCAATTTTTGtatggttatctctctctctctctctctctctctctctctctctctctctctctctctctctctctctctctctctctctctttagtcatttgttttgtttattcttatttgtttctctttcattatttcttttatttatctatttattccttttatttaattcactttcttaattttatcagttcatgtgtgagagagagagagagagagagagagagagagagagagagttggataaTTGAAAGATAGTGTTTGGgtaaagagagagtgtgtgtgtgtgtgtgtgtgtgtgtgtacgtgtggtttagaaaatatatacagtaattttttttttttgtgtgttttgttttgtttgatgtttttttgtgatgaattgtgtttttttcagtgtttttacatatattgacatacattcataactttcctcctgttttgtgtttgtgttactggtgtttttttttttttttttaattatttttctatattcatgCATCACGTCTATTCTTCATGTATGTGGAGGATGAAAAATTAATGATTGAAATTTCACAATGTATATATTAGTGCTttaccatttctcttccttctatttcattctcttcctgcactcccttctatttctttttccattgtaTTGAAGCTCACTGTTTAAATCCTTAGTGTTGAATATGTGGTGTTGAAAATATGTGGAGGGATTTATCAATTTATGTGAGAGACATGTTCCTGAAGGCATCGCGTCGTCTGAGAGTCACCTAAAATGAACATACTTACTGAACTAAACTGTACATTATTTGAGGTTTAAACGCAACCCAAAGTAATTTTTCTCATAGGAATTAATGTGAAATAGGTTAATCTGTTCCTAGAAGAcgtgtgtttgagagagtgaCTGAGCAATACGTGTCTTGTGTAGAGTACTTTTTGCAGCGTTCACctgcaataaacaaacaaaggcTGCTCACTGCTGTACTGATGGCACGACTTGACTGACACCAACACATGCAtgcaccaccagagagagagagagagaggagggggagattgttattgttatatcgtttattttttttattatttttttgtcttttgcttttgtttcccctttttctcctcctcctcctcctccttcctcttctcttcctcttcctcttccttctcttcttccttctcttctacttttctaaaaaatctaacctaacgtaaccttgctactactactactactactactactaccactactactactactactactactactactacggcggcggcggcggcggcggcggctacgGCACCACGGCggcggctactactactactactactactactactactactactactactactactactactactactactactactactactactactactactactactactactactactaccaccactactactactactactactactactactactactactactactactactactactactactacaaaaagatagaaggaacttaagaacacaaggaagtaagtagtaatagtagtagtagtagtaatagtagacaTGTCCTGCACCATCAGCTGTCCTGGAGGTGGGTGAAGAGCCCCTGTGGTGCCATCCCCTGGGGTAACAATATGGCCACCCAAACAAACATCTCACAGAATCTCATAACTGTCGAGACTTGTCATGCCAGCAAAACATCATggaaataattatttttatgtgGCACCTCATGAAGGGACAGCATGTTGGCGGCACACCCGGGGAACACCTGGTGACACCTGGCGGAACCATCACTGAACTAAGCCAGCCACCACACTGGATTTAATTGATGTGGTGTCATTCTAAACAGTCCGTGTAAATAGGGAAAGAATGACTAGATAGAGTTTTTAGTTCCTCTTATTCCAGAATCACATATTTTAAACACAAATCAACATATtcctttacattattattattattattattattgttattgttattttatggtGAAGGTTTTAATAATTGTGGTTAactttctctgtgtctgtccgGCAGGGTTGGTGTGTGggacctgctgctgctcctccccaCTCTGCTGTTCCTCATTGGGTTATTGGTGAAGATCAACAGTGCTCGTCTCAAGCTCAGAGCCGTCCACAGCCCCATATATGCCACCTTCTAtggcctggtgtgtgtgtgtgtgtgtgtgtgtgtgtgtgtgtgtgtgtgtgtgtgtgtgtgtgtgtgtgtgtgtgtgtgtgtattcccttgtctttcattgtatggatggtggtgctttgtgtgtgtgtaacctaacctaactttattctTAAACAGATCTTGCTCAAcactgtgatatatatataaactaacctaacctaacataaaaaaaataaaactaacctaaccaaacgccTCCAAAACAGATCTGGTTGAGCACTGACTAactagcctaacttaacctaagctaacctccCTAAAACGATCTGGTTTAATACtgactgacctaacctaacttaacccaaaacAACCTAATCTATTCTAAATCAatacaacctaacttaactcaacCCTAAATCAACCTAATCTATTTTaaagtaacctaacttaaccttgcctaaccttatcttgacctaacctaacctaacctaacctaacccaaccttaccttaccttaatctaacctaactaaacctaacctaacctaacctaaccaaaccttacctaatcttacctaacctaaccaaaccaaaccaaaccaaacctaacctaacctaacccaacctaacctaacctaacctaacctaacccaacccaaccttaccttaatctaacctaacctaacctaacctaacctaacctaacctaacctaacctaacctaacctaacctaacctaaccttacccaacctaacctaacctaacctaacctaacttaacctaacctaacccctaaACAGATCTGGCTGAACACTCTGGTATCGTTGGCGCGGTGCATTGTGTCGATGACAGTGAGTGCCACCACACACAGCGGGGACGTGGCCAACAAGCTCCTGTATGTGGTGgtgtgcttcttcctcctcaccacagAAATGAGTGTGGTCATCTTCGCTATCTTCTTTGGTACGTGTTTGGAgtggtttgagtgtgtttttttgtgtgtttggggatgatttggggtgttttggttgtgttttgatgttttgattGTGTTTGGGCGTGTTTGGGAgtattttggagtgttttggggatgttttgtggtgttttggtagtgttttttggtgtttggagGTGGTTTGGGGCATTATGGTAGTGGTTTCTGGTGTTTGGGGTGATTTGGAGGTGTGTTGGAGTATTTGGGAgtgatttggggtgttttgggatgtttggaagtattttggggtgttttggtagtgttttttggtgtttggggATGATCTggggtgtttgggagtgttgtGGGATTTAtattgggtgtttgggtgtgttttgggatggtttggtagtgtttttatgtgttttggggtgatctTAGGTGTTTTGAAGTGATTTAGGAGTGTTTTGGGATTTGATTTGGGGTGTTGTTtgcgtgtttgggtgtgtttgggtggtgttTGCGGGGGTGGAGTGTTTTGATTAATGTAAACTCAttttcactacacacacacacacacacacacttatactaATGAACAAATATATGCATACACtaaccatatctctctctctctctctctctctctctctctctctctctctctctctctctctctctctctctctctctctctctctcttcctttcctttccttccttccttccttcctccctccccatccatctctctctctctctccctctccctctctctcacagggCATCTGGACAACCACACCAGCATTCGTCGCGTCCTGGTGGTGACGTCGATGATAGCACTTCCATACGCCACAGTCCAGGGCGCGCTAGAGATTCTGGAGCCCGACCCAGATTTCTTTGTGTCCGCCAAAAATTATGATCTCTTCGGCCATGGGGGGTCACTCTTCTGGCTGGCGTCCTCGGTGGTGTTTActctggtgtgtgtttgtgcgtttgGGTGTCTCGGTGTTTGGattcgtgtttgtgtttgttttgtatggctggattctgttttttttatttgtttatttattttggtgtgtgtgtgtgtgtgtgatgatttttggttatttttgtgtgttttgagtgttctggtgtgtttggatgtgtgtgtaatgatagtgggtgttttgggtgtgttttgagtgtgtttgggtgagtgTGTAATGAtagtgggtgttttgggtgtgttttgagtgtgtttgggtgtgtgtgtaatgatagtgggtgttttgggtgtgtttgggtgtgtgtgtattgatagTCActtgtttttaggtgtttgttgtgtgtgtgtgtgtgtgtgtgtgtgtgtgtgtgtgtgtgtgtgtgtgtgaaaaattgtatgtttgtttaccttatcttcttaccttacctaacctatcctaacctaacctatcctatcctaacctaacctaatcttaccttaccttttccttacctaaattaacctaacctaacctaacctttcctaacctatccaaacctaacctaacctaacctatcccaacctaacctaaccttatctaacctaacctaagctagtACTGAACAATCTCATGCCACACAGATCTACTCGTTCATCCTGGTGTTAAGGCTGGACTGTTTGCGGAAAcggtttctctttcttctgtggATGCCTAGTAAGTGAAGATCAAAGCTACAAAAACTCTATTCTCTTAGTTTATGTCTTAGTTGCCAAGTGAGgaacaaaactacaaaaactattctctttgtttagtttttgGTCTGAGATTGCCGCGCTCTGGTTTGATTTTCATGAGTGTTGGactgtgtgttgtttttgttttctatttatacaTTAATTACATTTTTAATCTTGGTCATTTTACAGGTGAAAGGTTTATTGTGAGTAGTATCTTAAAACCTGACCAAAAATAGTCTAAATTATGCTTATGTGTTATAGATTACAAATTAATTACAGTAGAATTACAAATATATGAGTTTTGAAGTTTTACCAGTTTTGTGTTGTCAGTGTCACTTGAGTTAACCAgtcgtttgtttgtgttttatttgccaagtgagaaaaaaaaaccttattctgtttgtttatgtcttagtttatctcatttcctttttatattctatttataCACCAGTTACATTTAATCTTGGTCATTTTACAGCTGAAAGGTGTATTATGAGTAGTATCTTAAAACCAGACCAAAATAAGTGTAGATTATGCTTATGTGTTATAGATTACAAATTAATTACAGTAGAATTACAAATATATGAGTTTTGAAGTTTTACCAGTTCTGTGTTGTCAGTGTCACAAGTTAACCAGTCATTCACACTCACTTTAAAATTTTGCAGCATACATTAT is a window of Portunus trituberculatus isolate SZX2019 chromosome 1, ASM1759143v1, whole genome shotgun sequence DNA encoding:
- the LOC123499021 gene encoding transmembrane protein adipocyte-associated 1 homolog isoform X1; amino-acid sequence: MAAVEDISGGGGLNTTTTTTTITTTTTTTTTTTTIPTIVNGTNGSTTPLPHPDEGDEEEFCKYILYLDIADSRVGVWDLLLLLPTLLFLIGLLVKINSARLKLRAVHSPIYATFYGLIWLNTLVSLARCIVSMTVSATTHSGDVANKLLYVVVCFFLLTTEMSVVIFAIFFGHLDNHTSIRRVLVVTSMIALPYATVQGALEILEPDPDFFVSAKNYDLFGHGGSLFWLASSVVFTLIYSFILVLRLDCLRKRFLFLLWMPMKRAFYIYLSFLACLNLVQSVGCLLHHFNIFPGLCLVNLTTWTYLSLLTPLIYYTFISEFFGRQKSREQVENIVFSYKSEDEDDTSSLPLPGPEFPQQNIYQCSSAPYSSLGEEGMVVGLVNTRDLHTTPVNPLYTASLQSPDSITGYSINSVDDITINAYNKSQAQ
- the LOC123499021 gene encoding transmembrane protein adipocyte-associated 1 homolog isoform X2: MAAVEDISGGGGLNTTTTTTTITTTTTTTTTTTTIPTIVNGTNGSTTPLPHPDEGDEEEFCKYILYLDIADSRVGVWDLLLLLPTLLFLIGLLVKINSARLKLRAVHSPIYATFYGLIWLNTLVSLARCIVSMTVSATTHSGDVANKLLYVVVCFFLLTTEMSVVIFAIFFGHLDNHTSIRRVLVVTSMIALPYATVQGALEILEPDPDFFVSAKNYDLFGHGGSLFWLASSVVFTLIYSFILVLRLDCLRKRFLFLLWMPMKRAFYIYLSFLACLNLVQSVGCLLHHFNIFPGLCLVNLTTWTYLSLLTPLIYYTFISEFFGQKSREQVENIVFSYKSEDEDDTSSLPLPGPEFPQQNIYQCSSAPYSSLGEEGMVVGLVNTRDLHTTPVNPLYTASLQSPDSITGYSINSVDDITINAYNKSQAQ